The Streptomyces sp. DH-12 genome has a window encoding:
- a CDS encoding cobyrinate a,c-diamide synthase translates to MVTGSVASVLTVPRLVIAAPSSGSGKTTVATGLMAALSARGMTVSPHKVGPDYIDPGYHALATGRVGRNLDAYLCGTELVAPLFAHGARGCDIAVVEGVMGLFDGAAGEGELASTAQVAKVLRAPVVLVVDASAQARSVAALVQGFVSFDPEVRVGGVILNKVGSERHEALLREALEAVGVPVMGVLRRGAGVETPSRHLGLVPVAERGDSAVGAVQAMGALVADGCDLEGLVALAYSAGSLAGAAWDAGDALFSSPPPPLPVPAPGASPPDPLVGPGGPRPRTPDGPGAAATSSEKPRDPVIALAGGAAFTFSYAEHAELLTAAGAEVVTFDPLRDEELPDGTAGVVIGGGFPEVYASELSANEALRERIAGLAAGGAPVAAECAGLLYLCRELDGMPMCGVLDASARMSERLTLGYRDAVAVSDSVLAAAGTRMRGHEFHRTVVEPGAGGSPAWGLRTPERRVEGFVGKSVHASYLHTHWASAPGVALRFVERCRTS, encoded by the coding sequence GTGGTGACGGGGTCCGTCGCCTCCGTCCTCACCGTCCCCCGGCTGGTCATCGCCGCGCCGTCCTCGGGGAGCGGGAAGACCACCGTCGCCACGGGGCTGATGGCCGCGTTGTCGGCGCGCGGGATGACCGTGTCGCCGCACAAGGTGGGGCCCGACTACATCGATCCCGGGTACCACGCGCTCGCCACGGGGCGGGTGGGGCGGAACCTCGACGCGTACCTGTGCGGCACCGAGCTGGTGGCCCCGTTGTTCGCGCACGGGGCGCGGGGGTGTGACATCGCCGTCGTCGAGGGCGTGATGGGGCTGTTCGACGGGGCGGCCGGTGAGGGGGAACTGGCGTCCACCGCGCAGGTCGCGAAGGTGTTGCGGGCGCCGGTGGTGCTGGTCGTCGACGCGTCGGCGCAGGCGCGGTCGGTGGCGGCCCTGGTGCAGGGGTTCGTGAGCTTCGATCCGGAGGTGCGGGTCGGGGGCGTGATCCTCAACAAGGTGGGGTCGGAGCGGCATGAGGCGTTGCTGCGGGAGGCGTTGGAGGCCGTCGGGGTTCCTGTGATGGGGGTGTTGCGGCGGGGCGCGGGGGTGGAGACCCCGTCTCGGCATCTGGGGCTCGTGCCTGTGGCTGAGCGGGGCGACTCGGCTGTCGGCGCCGTCCAGGCGATGGGGGCGTTGGTTGCCGACGGGTGTGATCTCGAAGGGCTTGTCGCCCTCGCGTACAGTGCGGGGTCACTGGCGGGTGCGGCTTGGGACGCGGGTGACGCCCTCTTTTCTTCGCCCCCGCCGCCCCTTCCCGTCCCGGCCCCGGGGGCTTCGCCCCCGGACCCCCTCGTCGGCCCTGGCGGACCTCGTCCTCGAACGCCGGACGGACCGGGAGCGGCGGCCACGTCGTCCGAGAAGCCGAGGGACCCGGTCATCGCCCTCGCCGGCGGGGCCGCGTTCACCTTTTCCTATGCCGAGCACGCCGAGTTGTTGACCGCCGCCGGGGCGGAGGTCGTCACCTTTGATCCTCTGCGGGACGAGGAGTTGCCCGACGGGACCGCCGGGGTCGTCATCGGTGGGGGTTTCCCCGAGGTGTACGCCTCCGAGCTGTCCGCCAACGAAGCCCTGCGCGAGCGGATTGCCGGGCTCGCCGCGGGTGGCGCCCCCGTCGCCGCCGAGTGTGCCGGGCTGTTGTACCTCTGCCGGGAGCTGGACGGGATGCCCATGTGCGGCGTGCTCGACGCCTCCGCGCGGATGTCGGAGCGGTTGACGCTCGGGTACCGGGACGCCGTGGCCGTCTCCGACAGCGTGCTGGCCGCGGCCGGGACGCGGATGCGGGGGCACGAGTTCCACCGGACGGTCGTCGAGCCGGGGGCCGGGGGCTCCCCCGCGTGGGGGCTGCGCACGCCTGAGCGGCGGGTCGAAGGGTTCGTCGGGAAGAGCGTGCACGCCAGTTATCTGCACACCCACTGGGCGTCGGCGCCCGGTGTCGCCCTTCGGTTCGTGGAGAGGTGCCGGACGT
- the cobO gene encoding cob(I)yrinic acid a,c-diamide adenosyltransferase produces the protein MPKGQPSVVPDDGLTTRQRRNRPLVVVHTGVGKGKSTAAFGLALRAWNQGWPIGVFQFVKSAKWKVGEERALRVLGDSGEGGSVAWHKMGEGWSWVQRELQGDNVSNEEKAREGWEQVKRDLAAETYRLYVLDEFAYPMHWGWVDTAEVVSVLRERPGTQHVVITGRNAPAELVDCADLVTDMSKVKHPMDVGQKGQRGIEW, from the coding sequence ATGCCGAAGGGGCAGCCGAGTGTCGTGCCCGACGACGGTCTGACGACGCGGCAGCGGAGGAACCGGCCGCTGGTCGTCGTCCACACGGGCGTGGGCAAGGGCAAGTCGACCGCCGCGTTCGGGCTGGCGTTGCGCGCCTGGAACCAGGGGTGGCCGATCGGGGTGTTCCAGTTCGTCAAGTCGGCGAAGTGGAAGGTCGGCGAGGAGCGGGCGCTGCGGGTGCTCGGGGACTCCGGTGAGGGCGGGTCCGTCGCCTGGCACAAGATGGGCGAGGGCTGGTCCTGGGTGCAGCGCGAGCTGCAGGGGGACAACGTCAGCAACGAGGAGAAGGCCCGCGAGGGCTGGGAGCAGGTCAAGCGGGACCTGGCCGCCGAGACGTACCGGCTGTACGTGCTGGACGAGTTCGCCTACCCGATGCACTGGGGGTGGGTGGACACGGCCGAGGTGGTGTCCGTGCTGCGGGAGCGGCCGGGGACGCAGCACGTGGTGATCACGGGGCGCAACGCGCCGGCGGAACTGGTGGACTGCGCCGATCTGGTGACCGACATGTCCAAGGTGAAGCACCCGATGGACGTCGGGCAGAAGGGGCAGAGGGGGATCGAGTGGTGA